From a single Aquincola tertiaricarbonis genomic region:
- a CDS encoding LysR family transcriptional regulator encodes MKLTSLRALVAAIEEGSLRSAARRLGVSQPALTKLIRELEAELGTTLLLRSTTGVAATAQGVVLYERACTAERELQQAVDQIRQLDGRMTGSLTIGAVPLAVMLLVPETLRTFGQAFPEIQLRVSEELYIAQLTRLRKGEVDIALGPLPPELPPGEFAVETLMPAAMVVVVRKGNPLAKARRLADLGQAPWVYTGATSDSGYARTLFEQHGLPPPPAGALVNSTLGLLSIVTSGNCVGLLPQQIAAHPFAAQYVDVVPVAEGPLMLTLCALARTEMHRKPSVRHFMAHLHRAAHHLTGGLPA; translated from the coding sequence ATGAAGCTCACCAGCCTGCGTGCCCTCGTCGCCGCCATCGAAGAAGGCAGCCTGCGCTCGGCGGCACGGCGCCTGGGCGTCTCGCAGCCCGCATTGACCAAGCTCATCCGCGAACTGGAGGCCGAGCTGGGTACCACGCTGCTGCTGCGTTCCACCACCGGCGTGGCGGCCACGGCCCAGGGCGTCGTGCTTTACGAGCGCGCTTGCACCGCCGAGCGCGAACTGCAGCAGGCGGTGGACCAGATCCGCCAGCTGGACGGCCGCATGACGGGCTCGCTGACCATCGGCGCGGTGCCGCTGGCGGTGATGCTGCTGGTGCCCGAAACCCTGCGCACCTTCGGCCAGGCCTTCCCCGAGATCCAGCTGCGCGTCAGCGAAGAGCTGTACATCGCCCAGCTCACCCGCCTGCGCAAGGGCGAGGTGGACATCGCGCTGGGCCCGCTGCCACCCGAGCTGCCACCCGGCGAGTTCGCGGTGGAAACGCTGATGCCCGCCGCCATGGTGGTGGTGGTGCGCAAGGGCAATCCATTGGCCAAGGCCCGCCGGCTGGCCGACCTGGGCCAGGCGCCCTGGGTGTACACCGGGGCCACGTCCGATTCAGGCTATGCGCGCACGCTGTTCGAGCAGCATGGCCTGCCGCCGCCGCCGGCCGGCGCGCTGGTCAATTCCACGCTGGGGCTGCTGTCCATCGTCACCAGCGGCAACTGCGTGGGCCTGCTGCCGCAGCAGATCGCGGCCCATCCTTTCGCGGCCCAGTACGTGGACGTGGTGCCGGTGGCCGAAGGCCCGTTGATGCTGACGCTGTGCGCGCTGGCCCGCACCGAGATGCACCGCAAGCCCAGCGTGCGCCACTTCATGGCCCACCTGCACCGGGCGGCCCATCACCTCACCGGCGGGCTGCCGGCATGA
- a CDS encoding FAD-dependent oxidoreductase, whose product MADNAPYTPYSTLHNRQAQMYPVLTDEELQRIQRFGVIRQHADGERLFAVGESGPGMFVVLQGQVAISHRDGLGRTRPVGVQGRGQFLAEAGQLSGRPAMVDGDAVGPVEVLVMSPEQLRALIIAEADLGERMVRALILRRVALIESGISGPVLIGAPRGHALLALQGFLARNAQPHHVADPADDPAAAAMVLQYGASATDVVVVCANGTVLVNPSEPALARCLGMVGSAERLATYDVVIVGAGPAGLSTAVYAASEGLRVAVLDCRAHGGQAGASARIENYLGFPTGITGQALAGRAFVQAQKFGAEMLIPAEVAGLDCSRDQPGGELAVRLSDGSRLRARSVVIASGARYRRPAVPRLEQFEGKGVSYWASALEARGCTQAEVALVGGGNSAGQAAVFLSQHASQVHMLVRGPGLAATMSRYLIDRIEATPNIHLCTRTELTELHGDPVAGLDAASWRHRDSGEAVTRPVRGVFLFVGAEPETRWLKDCGVAVDANGFVLTGAGLPAGAAKPGNVPSALESSIPGVFAVGDVRAGSVKRVGGAIGEGAAVVAAIHQYLAGLPAAA is encoded by the coding sequence ATGGCCGACAACGCGCCCTATACCCCGTACAGTACCCTGCACAACCGGCAGGCGCAGATGTACCCGGTGCTCACGGACGAGGAGTTGCAGCGCATCCAGCGGTTCGGCGTCATCCGCCAGCATGCCGATGGCGAGCGGCTGTTCGCGGTGGGCGAATCCGGGCCCGGCATGTTCGTGGTGCTGCAGGGCCAGGTGGCCATCAGCCACCGCGACGGCCTGGGTCGCACGCGGCCGGTGGGCGTGCAGGGCCGGGGTCAGTTCCTGGCCGAGGCCGGCCAGCTCTCGGGCCGGCCGGCGATGGTGGACGGCGACGCGGTGGGCCCGGTGGAAGTGCTGGTGATGTCGCCCGAGCAGCTGCGGGCGCTGATCATCGCCGAGGCCGACCTGGGCGAGCGCATGGTGCGGGCGCTGATCCTGCGGCGGGTGGCGCTGATCGAATCGGGCATCAGCGGCCCGGTGCTGATCGGCGCGCCGCGCGGCCATGCGCTGCTGGCGCTGCAGGGCTTTCTGGCGCGCAATGCGCAGCCGCACCACGTGGCCGACCCCGCCGACGACCCCGCCGCCGCGGCGATGGTGCTGCAGTACGGCGCCAGCGCCACCGACGTGGTGGTGGTGTGCGCCAACGGCACGGTGCTGGTCAACCCCAGCGAGCCGGCACTGGCCCGCTGCCTGGGCATGGTGGGCAGCGCCGAGCGGCTGGCCACCTACGACGTGGTGATCGTCGGCGCCGGGCCGGCGGGCCTGTCGACCGCGGTGTATGCGGCCAGCGAAGGCTTGCGGGTGGCGGTGCTGGACTGCCGCGCCCATGGCGGCCAAGCCGGCGCCAGCGCCCGCATCGAGAACTACCTGGGCTTTCCCACCGGCATCACCGGGCAGGCGCTGGCCGGCCGGGCCTTCGTGCAGGCGCAGAAGTTCGGCGCCGAGATGCTGATACCGGCTGAAGTGGCAGGCCTGGACTGCAGCCGCGACCAGCCCGGCGGCGAACTGGCGGTGCGCCTGAGCGACGGCAGCCGCTTGCGCGCGCGCAGCGTGGTGATCGCCAGCGGCGCACGCTACCGCCGGCCCGCGGTGCCGCGGCTGGAACAGTTTGAAGGCAAGGGCGTGTCGTACTGGGCTTCGGCGCTGGAAGCGCGCGGCTGCACCCAGGCCGAGGTGGCGCTGGTGGGCGGCGGCAACTCCGCCGGACAGGCCGCGGTGTTCCTCTCGCAACATGCCAGCCAGGTGCACATGCTGGTGCGCGGGCCGGGCTTGGCGGCCACGATGTCGCGTTACCTGATCGACCGCATCGAGGCCACGCCCAACATCCACCTCTGCACGCGCACCGAGCTCACCGAACTGCACGGCGACCCGGTGGCCGGGCTGGACGCCGCCAGCTGGCGCCACCGCGACAGCGGCGAGGCGGTGACCCGGCCGGTGCGCGGCGTGTTCCTGTTCGTGGGCGCCGAGCCCGAAACCCGTTGGTTGAAGGACTGCGGCGTGGCGGTGGATGCCAACGGCTTCGTGCTCACCGGCGCCGGGCTGCCGGCAGGCGCGGCCAAGCCGGGCAATGTGCCTTCGGCGCTTGAGTCCAGCATCCCGGGCGTGTTCGCGGTGGGCGATGTGCGGGCCGGCTCGGTCAAGCGGGTGGGCGGCGCCATCGGCGAAGGGGCGGCGGTGGTGGCGGCCATCCACCAGTACCTGGCGGGCTTGCCGGCCGCGGCTTAG
- a CDS encoding AMP-binding protein, protein MTATHVHLALQAAARAHAQRIAITAIDEPEPGVPLRHWTYTELMARVNQAANLLHALGGGSAPRVALLLPPTPEAHVALWAAETAGTACPINHQLGASHIADLVNACGASILVALGPAPDLPIWPQVDAVLAACPGLRHVLAVPCAPNATLPPGVRHFVTESATYRADGLDFTLPAAPLAALFHTGGTTGAPKLAQHTHANQLHAAGGAAAMFGTRPEDVMLSGFPLFHVAGSFVYGLSTLMSGAQLVLPTRLGLRNTGFMARYGDYTEQLGITLMAAVPTVIASLLSLPLQAAQFRRVRALLTGGSPLPTELAAGFEERFEVPVRNILGMTESAGVICIEPVDGPRTPGSCGLPLPGTEVKAVRPDGTPAGPGEPGILRVRGPNVSPGYTDPARNAGTFEDGWLISGDIGHLDEAGRVYVTGRSKDVIIRGAHNIDPGMIESALLRHPDVLMAAAVGQPDAYAGELPVAFVSLKPGAQVDAQALAAFAAPYIPERPAMPKRVDVLPAIPTTAVGKVYKPALRALATQRLLEEQLTAAGLPAEAVRVEVLDTAAGLQVQFHLAAPDTEAAVRRLMQPYPLAYRCLTT, encoded by the coding sequence ATGACTGCCACCCACGTGCACTTGGCGCTGCAAGCCGCCGCCCGCGCCCACGCGCAACGCATCGCCATCACCGCGATCGACGAGCCCGAGCCCGGCGTGCCGCTGCGCCACTGGACCTACACCGAGCTGATGGCGCGCGTGAACCAGGCCGCCAATCTGCTGCATGCCCTGGGCGGCGGCAGCGCGCCGCGGGTGGCCCTGCTGCTGCCGCCCACGCCCGAGGCGCACGTGGCCCTGTGGGCGGCCGAGACGGCGGGCACCGCCTGCCCGATCAACCACCAGCTGGGCGCTTCCCACATCGCCGACCTGGTGAATGCCTGCGGCGCCAGCATCCTGGTGGCGCTGGGGCCGGCGCCCGACCTGCCCATCTGGCCGCAGGTGGACGCGGTGCTGGCCGCCTGCCCCGGCCTGCGCCATGTGCTGGCCGTGCCCTGCGCCCCCAACGCCACGCTGCCGCCTGGCGTGCGCCACTTCGTCACCGAAAGTGCCACTTACCGCGCCGACGGACTGGATTTCACGCTGCCGGCCGCGCCCTTGGCCGCCCTCTTCCACACCGGCGGCACCACCGGCGCGCCCAAGCTGGCCCAGCACACCCATGCCAACCAGCTGCATGCGGCCGGCGGCGCGGCAGCGATGTTCGGCACCCGGCCCGAGGACGTGATGCTCAGCGGCTTTCCGCTGTTCCACGTGGCCGGCTCCTTCGTCTACGGCCTGTCGACGCTGATGAGCGGCGCCCAGCTGGTGCTGCCCACCCGCCTGGGCCTGCGCAACACCGGCTTCATGGCCCGCTATGGCGACTACACCGAGCAGCTGGGCATCACGCTGATGGCGGCGGTGCCCACCGTCATCGCCAGCCTGCTGTCGCTGCCGCTGCAGGCGGCGCAGTTCCGCCGCGTGCGGGCGCTGCTCACCGGCGGCTCGCCGCTGCCCACCGAGCTGGCCGCCGGCTTCGAGGAACGCTTCGAGGTGCCGGTGCGCAACATCCTGGGCATGACGGAAAGCGCCGGTGTCATCTGCATCGAGCCGGTGGACGGCCCGCGCACGCCCGGCTCCTGCGGGCTGCCGCTGCCCGGCACCGAGGTGAAGGCGGTGCGACCCGACGGCACGCCCGCGGGCCCCGGCGAGCCCGGCATCCTGCGGGTGCGCGGCCCCAACGTCAGTCCCGGCTACACCGACCCGGCGCGCAACGCCGGCACCTTCGAGGACGGCTGGCTGATCAGCGGCGACATCGGCCACCTGGACGAGGCCGGCCGGGTGTACGTCACCGGCCGCTCGAAGGACGTGATCATCCGCGGCGCCCACAACATCGACCCCGGCATGATCGAAAGCGCCCTGCTGCGCCACCCCGACGTGCTGATGGCCGCCGCCGTCGGCCAGCCCGACGCTTATGCCGGCGAGCTGCCGGTGGCCTTCGTCAGCCTCAAGCCCGGCGCGCAGGTGGATGCGCAAGCCCTGGCCGCCTTTGCCGCGCCCTACATCCCCGAGCGGCCGGCCATGCCCAAGCGGGTGGACGTGCTGCCGGCCATTCCCACCACCGCGGTGGGCAAGGTGTACAAGCCGGCCTTGCGCGCCCTGGCTACGCAGCGGCTGCTGGAAGAGCAGCTGACCGCCGCCGGCCTGCCCGCCGAGGCGGTGCGGGTGGAGGTGCTGGACACCGCCGCCGGCCTGCAGGTGCAGTTCCACCTGGCCGCACCGGACACCGAAGCGGCGGTGCGGCGCCTGATGCAACC